From Spirosoma aerolatum, one genomic window encodes:
- a CDS encoding class I SAM-dependent methyltransferase — MEYVWDMLNTKTYNNPYGRYKFAKQYSFILSQFDNRKNILDIAGGSGRYAIPLFSETKDITVVDINKYALELLKNREPEIYSIEGDFMEVSLPNKYSLILCIEALSYFRNYNLFFKKINTLLDENGTFVFLMVNPQSWRYTLRRFNKGRTDYGEISYENIKLILKKNNLKIKSVKGFNWMPFPLSMSNALLIKTFSFLEHLLGFEKWISQSPWLLVSVTKDSNS, encoded by the coding sequence ATGGAATATGTCTGGGATATGCTGAATACAAAAACTTATAACAATCCATACGGGCGTTATAAGTTTGCGAAACAATATTCTTTTATTTTAAGTCAATTTGATAATAGAAAAAATATTCTTGATATAGCCGGTGGATCAGGACGCTATGCAATCCCGCTTTTCAGTGAAACAAAAGATATAACAGTTGTTGACATTAATAAATATGCTTTAGAACTATTAAAGAATAGGGAACCTGAAATTTATTCGATTGAAGGGGACTTTATGGAAGTTTCTTTACCTAATAAATATTCATTAATATTATGTATTGAAGCACTGAGTTATTTTAGGAATTATAATCTATTTTTTAAAAAAATAAACACCTTACTTGATGAAAATGGTACGTTTGTTTTTCTAATGGTTAATCCCCAAAGTTGGAGATATACATTAAGACGCTTTAATAAGGGAAGGACAGATTATGGCGAGATTAGTTATGAAAATATTAAATTAATTTTAAAGAAGAATAATTTAAAAATTAAATCTGTTAAAGGTTTTAACTGGATGCCTTTTCCGCTGAGCATGTCTAATGCATTATTGATTAAAACATTTTCATTTTTGGAACATTTGTTAGGCTTTGAAAAATGGATTTCTCAAAGCCCA